In a genomic window of Asticcacaulis sp.:
- a CDS encoding NUDIX domain-containing protein, translating to MIYEFQHGVITGAFAPPLAGDLARLEEAFRRCGHLHIVLTGADRAPSTQMPWPAHMREAMLRAALGPLADRADFCHARDHLYRPDLQGSICEQVTALMPEDGGGWLGAEDLSHPPAEPERAEQVRAGFLRDGPDAIAGQVPKAVLEMLRAYASTPDFNRLREEQLYIDDYRLSWGVAPYPPIFVTCDTLIQHGRHLLLIKRGGQPGAGLWALPGGFVEPDETLLQSAVREVAEETRLDLTPAHIAEHLVASQVFDYPKRSARGRTITHAFHFRFPEGPLPKVEAADDAAGAHWVAIDDLETMRGQMFEDHADIIEYFRLEAEAKNA from the coding sequence ATGATCTACGAATTCCAGCATGGCGTTATCACGGGCGCTTTCGCGCCGCCCCTGGCTGGTGATCTGGCCCGGCTGGAAGAGGCTTTCCGGCGCTGCGGACATCTCCATATCGTCCTGACCGGCGCCGACCGGGCGCCGTCAACCCAGATGCCCTGGCCGGCCCACATGCGTGAGGCCATGCTGCGGGCGGCGCTGGGGCCGCTGGCGGATCGGGCCGATTTTTGCCATGCGCGCGATCATCTGTACCGGCCGGATCTACAGGGCAGTATCTGCGAACAGGTGACGGCACTTATGCCGGAAGATGGCGGCGGCTGGCTGGGCGCGGAAGACCTGTCGCATCCGCCGGCCGAGCCCGAAAGGGCCGAACAGGTGCGGGCTGGCTTTCTGCGCGATGGCCCGGACGCCATAGCCGGGCAGGTGCCAAAGGCGGTGCTGGAGATGCTGCGCGCCTATGCCAGCACGCCCGATTTCAACCGCCTGCGCGAGGAGCAGCTCTATATCGACGACTACAGGTTAAGCTGGGGCGTGGCGCCCTATCCGCCGATCTTCGTCACCTGCGACACCCTGATCCAGCATGGCCGTCACCTGCTTTTGATCAAGCGCGGCGGCCAGCCGGGCGCAGGGCTTTGGGCCCTGCCGGGCGGCTTTGTCGAGCCGGACGAAACCCTGCTGCAATCAGCGGTGCGCGAGGTGGCGGAGGAGACGCGCCTTGACCTGACGCCCGCCCATATCGCCGAACATCTGGTGGCGTCGCAGGTCTTTGATTATCCGAAACGATCGGCGCGCGGCCGCACAATCACCCACGCGTTCCATTTCCGTTTTCCGGAAGGGCCATTGCCGAAGGTCGAGGCGGCCGATGACGCCGCCGGCGCGCACTGGGTCGCCATCGATGATCTGGAAACCATGCGCGGCCAGATGTTCGAGGATCACGCCGATATTATCGAGTATTTCCGGCTGGAGGCTGAGGCGAAAAACGCGTGA
- a CDS encoding glycoside hydrolase family 2 protein: MRRNTPNRRALLKTSGAGLGLVLLAGQTQAKTAAGTPIERRLDTGWQMRQAGKDDWIAATVPGTVHTDLLAAGRIADPFYRTNERDQQWIDKVDWEYRTTLDIDAKTLVQDHIELVFEGLDTYADVWLNDALVLSADNMFREWTADIKPQAKAGANALRILFRSPIAEGLKRLDALGYNPPAPNDQSENGGLDDKKVSVFTRKAGYHYGWDWGPRFVSSGLWRPVTLRAWSSARISDLQVVQDSLTTDAAALTIVFEIMSEKAGPAVIDLSSETDSAIRARQAVTLVKGVNTLPLKVNVKQPKLWWTNGPGEAHLYSLTGRVATANATDSRTVTTGLRTVKIVQTPDADGRSFYIELNGVPVFMKGANYIPNDSFLPRVTHEVYDRVMQSAVDTHMNMLRVWGGGTYEDDYFYDLCDRNGILVWQDFMFACSMYPGDAAFLENVRQEAIYNVRRLRNHPSIALWVGNNEIDAAWQNDVPEGGWGWKQKFTQSQRDEMWAGYKAVFLDILPKVVAVHDGQRFYWPSSPQAAWDKHADLSQPKQSGDIHYWDVWWGQKPFADYRTRIGRFMSEYGFQSFPEFRTVQSYTKPEDYDIFSEVMAAHQRSSIGNGTIKNYMQRDYAVPGDFQQFLYVGQVLQAEGIKVAMEAHRARMPYCMGSLFWQINDCWPVASWSSIDYFGRWKAQQYFARKAFAPVLVSPVLEGDKVTITVVSDHQKDMAATLEIRTMDFKGEGGRIQTVPLRLKANRAEAVFTGNVAGLPNGLTPENALLHVRLMDADQLLSENIVYFKPVKDLALPKPAIERRVKPLDGAVAVTVTSPVLVKNLCLSFEGHDGVFSDNFFDLLPGQTRIITFTPRGSLPGGADLTLRHMMS, encoded by the coding sequence ATGCGCCGTAACACCCCGAACAGGCGTGCGCTGCTGAAAACCTCGGGCGCGGGACTGGGCCTGGTCCTGCTCGCCGGTCAGACGCAGGCGAAAACGGCAGCCGGGACGCCAATCGAACGGCGGCTTGATACCGGCTGGCAGATGCGCCAGGCTGGCAAGGACGACTGGATCGCGGCCACCGTGCCGGGAACAGTCCATACTGATCTTCTGGCGGCAGGCAGAATCGCCGATCCTTTCTACCGCACGAACGAACGCGACCAGCAGTGGATCGACAAGGTCGACTGGGAATACCGCACCACGCTGGATATCGACGCGAAGACCCTGGTGCAGGATCACATTGAACTGGTGTTCGAGGGCCTCGATACCTACGCCGACGTCTGGCTCAACGACGCGCTGGTGCTTTCAGCCGACAATATGTTCCGTGAATGGACGGCGGACATCAAGCCGCAGGCGAAGGCCGGTGCCAACGCCCTGCGCATCCTGTTCCGCTCGCCGATCGCCGAAGGGCTGAAGCGGCTCGATGCCCTGGGTTACAATCCGCCGGCGCCGAATGACCAGAGCGAAAACGGCGGCCTGGACGACAAGAAGGTGAGCGTATTCACCCGCAAGGCCGGTTATCATTATGGCTGGGACTGGGGACCGCGTTTTGTCTCCTCCGGCCTCTGGCGGCCGGTCACCCTGCGCGCCTGGAGCAGTGCCCGGATCAGCGATTTGCAGGTGGTGCAGGACAGCCTCACGACGGATGCGGCGGCCCTGACGATCGTGTTCGAGATCATGTCTGAGAAAGCCGGTCCGGCGGTCATCGACCTCAGCAGTGAGACGGATAGCGCCATCCGGGCCCGTCAGGCGGTCACGCTCGTCAAAGGCGTCAATACCTTGCCGCTGAAGGTGAACGTCAAACAGCCGAAACTGTGGTGGACCAACGGCCCGGGTGAGGCGCACCTTTACAGCCTGACCGGCCGGGTGGCCACCGCCAATGCCACCGACAGCCGGACCGTGACCACGGGCCTGCGCACGGTCAAGATCGTCCAGACGCCGGATGCCGATGGCCGCAGCTTCTATATCGAACTGAACGGCGTGCCGGTCTTTATGAAGGGCGCCAACTATATCCCCAATGACAGCTTCCTGCCGCGCGTGACGCATGAGGTCTATGACCGCGTCATGCAGTCGGCGGTCGATACCCATATGAACATGTTGCGTGTCTGGGGCGGCGGCACCTATGAGGACGATTATTTCTATGACCTGTGCGACCGCAACGGCATACTGGTCTGGCAGGACTTCATGTTCGCCTGCTCGATGTATCCGGGTGATGCAGCCTTCCTCGAAAACGTCCGGCAGGAGGCGATATATAATGTCCGCCGCCTGCGCAATCACCCGTCCATCGCCCTGTGGGTGGGCAATAACGAGATCGACGCCGCCTGGCAGAACGACGTGCCCGAAGGTGGCTGGGGCTGGAAGCAGAAATTCACGCAAAGCCAGCGCGACGAAATGTGGGCGGGCTACAAGGCGGTCTTCCTTGATATCCTGCCGAAGGTGGTGGCCGTACATGACGGCCAGCGCTTTTACTGGCCGTCCTCCCCGCAAGCCGCGTGGGACAAACATGCAGATTTATCGCAACCGAAGCAGTCCGGCGATATCCATTACTGGGATGTCTGGTGGGGCCAGAAGCCCTTTGCCGATTACCGTACTCGCATCGGCCGCTTCATGAGCGAATACGGCTTCCAGTCCTTCCCGGAATTCAGGACGGTGCAGAGCTACACGAAGCCGGAGGATTACGACATCTTTTCCGAAGTCATGGCGGCACACCAACGGTCCTCGATCGGCAATGGCACGATCAAGAATTACATGCAGCGCGACTATGCCGTGCCCGGGGATTTCCAGCAATTCCTCTATGTCGGGCAGGTCTTGCAGGCCGAGGGTATCAAGGTGGCGATGGAAGCCCACCGCGCACGTATGCCATACTGCATGGGCTCGCTGTTCTGGCAGATCAATGACTGCTGGCCGGTCGCTTCTTGGAGCAGCATCGACTATTTTGGCCGCTGGAAGGCTCAGCAGTATTTCGCCCGCAAGGCGTTCGCGCCGGTGCTGGTGTCGCCGGTGCTGGAGGGCGACAAGGTCACCATTACCGTGGTCAGCGACCATCAGAAGGACATGGCGGCCACACTTGAAATCAGGACGATGGATTTCAAGGGGGAGGGCGGGCGCATCCAGACCGTACCGCTCAGGCTCAAAGCCAATCGTGCCGAGGCCGTCTTTACCGGCAATGTGGCGGGCCTTCCGAATGGCCTGACGCCGGAAAACGCCCTGCTGCATGTCCGGCTTATGGACGCAGACCAGTTGCTGTCGGAGAACATTGTCTACTTCAAGCCGGTCAAGGATCTGGCCCTGCCGAAACCCGCGATCGAAAGGCGGGTGAAGCCGCTTGATGGTGCGGTGGCCGTCACAGTCACTTCGCCGGTTTTGGTCAAGAACCTGTGCCTGAGTTTCGAGGGGCATGATGGGGTGTTCAGCGATAACTTCTTTGATCTGCTGCCGGGCCAGACGCGGATCATTACCTTTACCCCGCGTGGATCGCTTCCGGGGGGGGCCGATCTCACCCTGCGGCATATGATGTCGTAA
- a CDS encoding DUF885 family protein, with amino-acid sequence MPVSRFALALCLSLSLAVPMIAGAAPAFAEASDDQFKAIYTTEWAWRQSLQQTDENNVNAGVAAHLPDVSAAAQMKQLAYWQDVEAKLAAIDTKSLSAENQVNYQVYKAQIDGLVAAKQFREYEKPVNSDSSFWADLTYITESDFHTEADYRNYIGQLSDMPRYFDQQIVNMKAGLKRHFTAPQVTLEGRDASIRTVIDVKKPEDSVYYKPFVTMPASIPAAKQAELRAAAVKAITDAVIPAHKTLLVFFDTDYVPHAQVALGASELPDGKAYYQSKIREFTTLDMPPSQIHQLGLDQMALIRAQMLEVMKEVDFKGDLPAFLKYLRTDPKFYAKTPQGLLDRAAWIAKTFDGKASQYFGRLPRSRFAIVPVAPEIAPYYTSGRGGPGAYYVNTYDLPSRPLFQLTALTLHESAPGHAFQMPLALENKSLPEFRQKTYISAYGEGWALYSEYLGVEMGMYDTPYDRFGYLSYQAWRASRLVVDTGIHSMGWTREQARQYLRDNTALSEHEIDTEVDRYISWPGQALSYYLGEMAIRDARVKAEKALGDKFNIRAFHDAVLELGSVPLPVLTAHIDAFIAKGGVGPYPDEEK; translated from the coding sequence ATGCCCGTTTCTCGTTTTGCGCTCGCCCTTTGTCTGTCCCTGTCTCTGGCCGTGCCCATGATCGCGGGCGCCGCGCCGGCATTTGCAGAGGCGTCCGACGATCAGTTCAAGGCGATCTACACCACCGAGTGGGCCTGGCGGCAATCGCTGCAACAGACCGACGAGAACAATGTCAATGCCGGCGTGGCCGCGCACCTGCCCGATGTCAGCGCGGCGGCGCAAATGAAGCAACTGGCCTACTGGCAGGATGTGGAAGCGAAGCTGGCCGCCATCGATACCAAAAGCCTGTCAGCGGAAAACCAGGTCAATTATCAGGTTTACAAGGCGCAGATCGACGGGCTGGTGGCCGCAAAGCAATTCCGCGAATATGAAAAGCCGGTCAATTCCGACAGCAGTTTCTGGGCCGACCTGACCTATATTACCGAAAGCGATTTCCATACCGAGGCCGATTACCGCAACTATATCGGCCAGCTTTCCGACATGCCGCGCTATTTCGATCAGCAGATCGTCAACATGAAGGCGGGGCTGAAGCGTCATTTCACCGCGCCGCAGGTGACGCTGGAAGGCCGCGACGCCTCGATCCGCACGGTGATCGATGTCAAAAAACCGGAGGACAGCGTCTATTACAAGCCGTTCGTGACCATGCCCGCCAGCATACCGGCGGCAAAACAGGCCGAATTGCGCGCCGCGGCGGTCAAGGCCATCACAGATGCGGTGATCCCGGCGCACAAGACGCTTCTGGTTTTCTTTGATACGGACTATGTACCGCACGCGCAGGTGGCGCTGGGCGCCAGCGAATTGCCCGACGGCAAGGCCTATTACCAGTCCAAGATCCGCGAATTCACCACTCTGGACATGCCGCCGTCGCAGATTCACCAGTTGGGTCTCGACCAGATGGCCCTCATCCGCGCCCAGATGCTGGAGGTGATGAAGGAGGTCGACTTTAAGGGCGACCTGCCGGCCTTCCTGAAATACCTGCGCACCGATCCGAAATTCTATGCCAAGACGCCTCAAGGTCTGCTCGACCGCGCCGCCTGGATCGCCAAGACCTTCGATGGCAAGGCGTCGCAATATTTCGGTCGGCTGCCGCGAAGCCGTTTCGCCATCGTGCCGGTGGCGCCCGAAATCGCGCCCTATTATACCTCAGGTCGCGGCGGGCCGGGCGCCTATTATGTCAATACCTACGACCTGCCGTCGCGGCCGCTGTTCCAGCTTACAGCGCTGACCCTGCATGAATCGGCGCCGGGCCATGCCTTCCAGATGCCGCTGGCTCTGGAAAACAAATCCCTGCCGGAATTCCGTCAGAAAACCTATATCTCGGCCTATGGCGAGGGCTGGGCGCTCTATTCGGAATATCTCGGTGTCGAAATGGGCATGTATGACACGCCCTATGATCGTTTTGGCTACCTGAGCTACCAGGCGTGGCGGGCGTCGCGGCTGGTGGTCGATACCGGCATTCACTCAATGGGCTGGACGCGTGAGCAGGCCCGCCAGTACCTGCGCGACAACACCGCCCTGTCCGAACACGAGATCGATACCGAGGTTGACCGCTATATCTCATGGCCCGGTCAGGCACTGAGCTATTATCTCGGCGAAATGGCCATCCGTGACGCGCGCGTAAAAGCCGAAAAGGCGCTGGGCGACAAATTCAATATTCGCGCCTTCCACGATGCCGTGCTCGAACTGGGGTCAGTGCCCCTGCCGGTTCTGACAGCGCATATAGACGCCTTTATCGCCAAAGGGGGCGTGGGGCCATACCCGGACGAGGAGAAATAG
- a CDS encoding tryptophan 7-halogenase, translated as MAEPIRKIIIAGGGTAGWMTAAALRTGLAQAVEILLIESEDIGTIGVGEATIPTIRLFNEHVGIDEASFIRATEATFKLGIEFQGWGHEGNRYFHPFGDYGGTHEGIAAHQIWRRLNLAGDPTPLEAYSVGTQMAYAGKFFPPNPDPRSPMHDYSYAFHFDAGLYARFLRQHCEQRGVRRLNAKISHVNLRGEDGYIDSLTLDDGRVETADLFIDCTGFRALLLGEALGVPFVDWSHYLPVDRAWAVPTAKPASPHLTPFTRSTAREAGWQWRIPLQHRTGNGHVFSSSHISEQAALDTLMQNLDAPPLKDPMLIRFKTGHRKAYWEKNCVAVGLATGFLEPLESTSINFIQNAAIRLLELFPARDIDPYLRDEYNLRNQASYDYVRDFIIAHYRLNSRDGELWRYCANMPIPDDLQWKLELYKRRGEVLVRKFDHFHEPSWISIYHGHGVRAAAYDPLTDRIPLETLDALMQKRREGIKRVVTQVPSHAEFIAKHCPSENFMKTA; from the coding sequence ATGGCTGAACCAATTCGCAAGATCATCATCGCTGGTGGCGGCACGGCCGGCTGGATGACCGCTGCCGCCCTGCGCACGGGCCTGGCTCAGGCCGTCGAAATCCTGCTGATCGAATCGGAAGACATCGGCACGATCGGTGTCGGCGAGGCCACCATTCCGACCATCCGTCTGTTCAATGAACATGTCGGCATTGATGAGGCGAGCTTTATCCGCGCCACCGAAGCCACCTTCAAGCTCGGCATCGAATTTCAGGGCTGGGGACACGAAGGCAATCGATACTTCCACCCGTTCGGTGATTACGGCGGCACGCACGAGGGGATTGCCGCGCACCAGATCTGGCGCCGCCTCAACCTGGCGGGTGATCCGACGCCACTGGAAGCCTACAGCGTCGGCACCCAGATGGCCTATGCGGGCAAGTTCTTCCCGCCCAATCCCGACCCGCGCTCGCCGATGCACGACTATTCCTACGCGTTCCACTTTGACGCCGGCCTCTATGCGCGTTTCCTGCGCCAGCATTGCGAGCAGCGCGGTGTGCGCCGTCTCAATGCAAAGATCAGCCATGTCAATCTGCGCGGCGAGGACGGCTATATCGACAGCCTGACCCTTGATGATGGCCGGGTCGAGACCGCCGACCTGTTCATCGACTGCACCGGTTTCCGTGCCCTGCTGCTGGGTGAAGCGCTGGGCGTGCCGTTCGTCGACTGGTCGCACTACCTGCCGGTCGATCGCGCCTGGGCCGTGCCGACGGCGAAACCAGCCTCACCCCACCTGACGCCGTTCACGCGCTCCACCGCCCGCGAAGCCGGCTGGCAGTGGCGCATCCCGCTGCAGCATCGCACCGGCAACGGCCATGTCTTTTCATCGAGCCACATCAGTGAACAGGCTGCACTCGATACGCTCATGCAAAATCTGGATGCGCCGCCGCTGAAAGACCCGATGCTGATCCGCTTCAAGACCGGCCATCGCAAGGCTTATTGGGAAAAGAACTGCGTCGCCGTCGGGCTGGCCACCGGCTTCCTCGAACCGCTGGAATCGACCTCTATCAACTTTATCCAGAATGCGGCCATTCGCCTGCTGGAACTGTTCCCAGCCAGGGACATAGACCCCTATCTGCGGGACGAATACAATCTGCGCAATCAGGCCTCCTATGACTATGTCCGCGATTTCATCATCGCCCATTACCGCCTGAACAGCCGTGACGGCGAGTTGTGGCGCTACTGCGCGAACATGCCGATCCCTGACGATCTGCAATGGAAGCTGGAGCTCTACAAGCGGCGCGGCGAGGTTCTGGTGCGCAAATTTGATCATTTCCACGAACCGTCATGGATTTCGATCTACCATGGTCACGGGGTGAGAGCGGCAGCCTATGACCCTCTGACCGACCGTATCCCGCTTGAGACCCTGGACGCCCTGATGCAGAAGCGCCGGGAAGGCATCAAACGGGTCGTGACACAGGTGCCTTCACATGCCGAATTCATTGCAAAACATTGTCCGTCGGAGAATTTCATGAAAACGGCCTGA
- a CDS encoding TonB-dependent receptor, producing MTTTKKKLGLLMGTASMAVLGTLALGAIAHAQDAAPAAAPADDTVIIVTGQRAQLKSAQKIKKDSDVIVDSVTAVDIGALPDRSVADALQRISGVTIQRAAEANDPIRMTAEAGGVEIRGLAWVRSETNGRDIFSAKNGRGLSWGDVSSDLLAGVDVYKNPSADMIEGGIGGTVNLRTRLPFDSKKPIIAFTADATQGDLQKKNHYSLSALYSNRWNTSIGEVGALLNYSLVNEGNMTNVIAVDRYNQVGDKLIPNTMGWRTIDWNQKRTAINGALQWRPSDDLEFTLSVLNAKAEPKNTEYNVGFYNDSGEFSSADSMATYQYDSNGVFKSGTVKQAGITSNTRYGEDHNETTDVSLHARWNVNDRLTLAGDVQYVKSTAHVLSNTAFLQIGQTAADKPDATIDISGDLPVISVSGKDTADASQYWWAAAMDHIEQNDGKEIAARIDGDYQLDAGWLKSFKFGVRTTDKDYNTRQSGYNWGFLSSQYWGNAGDPQSTTNTGSGTYEVRDFSNFMNGDVPVPGSVVFPEASIVNRGTATTAQLLAMANTASWGWKPLSDDWSTYAASGGLNTQNEKTTAAYINAKFGGEISGHTVDGNFGVRIVKTEATGNSFISATLPNIAGTCTENCTDYNAAVAFGTLGQAYGGSQDYTNTLPSLNVRMKWNDQLQFRFAASKGIVRPELAWLSPYTSLGYTFNSYSTGTDTNGNPTFGISYAPGSEPKYTGTGGNPNLKPIEANQYDLTAEWYFAPTGSFTLDLFKKDLTNYIYNGTRAETYTSNGQTFTYDVTRRFNGTVDGKVDGFEVAYQQFYDFLPAPFNGLGMQANYTHIDSSGGRNSGSVDGSALNALPLEGMSPDSYNVALMYEKYGISARLAYNWRSKYLYTTSAANVNRPLWADDYGQLDGSIFYTINPNYKIGVRAVNLTHSTTTQLVSSDLTAPLETQWYSAIKTDRRISVVLRGLF from the coding sequence ATGACGACGACTAAAAAGAAACTGGGCCTGCTGATGGGAACCGCCTCCATGGCCGTTCTCGGCACGCTGGCCCTCGGCGCCATCGCCCACGCACAGGACGCCGCGCCTGCCGCCGCCCCGGCTGACGACACGGTCATCATCGTGACCGGCCAGCGCGCCCAGCTCAAGAGCGCGCAAAAGATCAAGAAGGACTCGGACGTGATCGTGGATTCGGTCACCGCCGTCGATATCGGCGCCCTGCCGGATCGTTCGGTGGCCGACGCCCTGCAACGCATTTCCGGCGTCACCATCCAGCGCGCCGCCGAAGCCAATGACCCGATCCGCATGACGGCTGAAGCCGGCGGCGTCGAAATCCGCGGCCTGGCCTGGGTCCGTTCGGAAACCAACGGCCGCGACATCTTCTCCGCCAAGAACGGCCGCGGCCTCTCGTGGGGCGATGTGTCCTCCGACCTGCTGGCCGGCGTTGACGTCTATAAGAACCCCTCGGCCGACATGATCGAAGGCGGCATCGGCGGCACGGTCAACCTGCGCACCCGCCTGCCGTTTGACTCGAAGAAGCCGATCATCGCCTTCACGGCGGACGCCACGCAAGGCGACCTGCAAAAGAAAAACCACTATTCGCTCAGCGCCCTCTATTCCAACCGCTGGAACACCTCGATCGGTGAAGTCGGCGCCCTGCTGAACTACTCGCTGGTCAATGAAGGCAATATGACGAATGTCATTGCCGTTGACCGCTACAATCAGGTTGGCGACAAACTGATCCCCAATACCATGGGCTGGCGTACCATCGACTGGAACCAGAAGCGCACGGCGATCAACGGTGCCCTGCAATGGCGTCCGAGCGATGATCTGGAATTCACTCTATCGGTCCTGAACGCCAAGGCGGAGCCGAAGAACACCGAATATAATGTCGGCTTCTATAACGACAGCGGCGAATTCTCTTCGGCCGACTCCATGGCAACCTATCAGTATGACTCCAACGGCGTCTTCAAGAGCGGCACGGTCAAACAAGCCGGCATAACCTCGAACACGCGCTATGGCGAAGACCATAATGAAACGACTGATGTGTCGCTGCACGCCCGCTGGAATGTCAATGACCGCCTGACCCTGGCCGGAGATGTGCAGTATGTGAAGTCCACAGCACATGTCCTGTCAAACACCGCCTTCCTGCAGATCGGTCAAACCGCCGCCGACAAGCCCGACGCCACGATTGATATTTCGGGTGATCTGCCCGTGATCAGCGTTTCCGGCAAGGATACCGCCGACGCGTCTCAATACTGGTGGGCTGCGGCGATGGACCATATTGAACAGAATGATGGCAAGGAAATCGCCGCCCGTATCGATGGCGATTATCAACTCGACGCCGGTTGGCTCAAGAGCTTCAAGTTCGGTGTCCGCACCACCGACAAGGATTACAACACCCGGCAGTCCGGCTATAACTGGGGCTTCCTGTCTTCTCAGTACTGGGGCAATGCCGGCGATCCGCAATCAACCACTAATACCGGTTCCGGTACATATGAAGTGCGCGATTTCAGCAACTTCATGAATGGTGATGTCCCGGTCCCCGGCTCGGTCGTCTTCCCGGAAGCCTCGATCGTCAATCGCGGCACCGCCACGACAGCCCAGCTTCTGGCGATGGCCAACACGGCCTCCTGGGGCTGGAAGCCACTCAGCGACGACTGGTCGACCTATGCCGCCAGCGGCGGTCTGAACACGCAGAACGAGAAAACAACTGCCGCTTACATCAACGCCAAATTTGGTGGTGAAATCAGCGGCCACACGGTCGATGGTAATTTCGGTGTCCGCATCGTGAAGACCGAAGCCACCGGCAACAGCTTTATCTCGGCAACCCTGCCGAATATCGCCGGCACATGTACGGAAAACTGTACCGACTATAACGCCGCCGTGGCATTTGGTACTCTCGGCCAGGCCTATGGTGGTTCGCAGGACTATACCAATACCCTGCCGAGCCTGAACGTGCGCATGAAATGGAATGATCAACTCCAGTTCCGCTTTGCCGCCTCCAAGGGCATAGTCCGTCCGGAACTGGCCTGGCTCAGCCCCTACACTTCGCTCGGCTATACGTTCAACAGCTATTCCACCGGCACGGACACCAACGGCAACCCGACCTTCGGCATATCCTACGCTCCGGGCAGCGAGCCCAAATATACCGGTACCGGCGGTAACCCGAATCTGAAACCGATCGAGGCCAACCAGTATGACCTGACGGCGGAATGGTACTTCGCCCCGACCGGCAGCTTCACGCTCGACCTGTTCAAAAAGGATCTCACCAACTACATCTATAATGGTACGCGCGCCGAAACCTATACCAGCAACGGCCAGACCTTCACCTACGATGTCACCCGCCGCTTCAACGGCACGGTCGATGGCAAGGTCGATGGTTTCGAAGTCGCCTATCAGCAGTTCTACGACTTCCTGCCGGCGCCGTTCAACGGCCTGGGTATGCAAGCCAACTACACGCATATCGACTCGTCGGGCGGTCGTAACTCCGGATCGGTCGATGGCAGCGCCCTCAACGCCCTGCCGCTGGAAGGCATGTCCCCGGACAGCTACAATGTTGCCCTGATGTATGAAAAATACGGCATCTCGGCGCGCCTGGCCTACAACTGGCGCTCCAAGTACCTCTACACCACCTCGGCGGCCAACGTGAACCGTCCGCTGTGGGCGGATGATTACGGCCAGCTCGACGGCTCGATCTTCTACACGATCAACCCGAACTACAAGATCGGCGTCCGTGCCGTGAACCTGACACACTCGACCACCACCCAACTGGTGTCGAGCGATCTGACCGCGCCGCTGGAAACCCAGTGGTACTCGGCCATCAAGACCGACCGCCGTATCTCGGTCGTCCTGCGCGGCCTGTTCTAA
- a CDS encoding D-Ala-D-Ala carboxypeptidase family metallohydrolase, which translates to MPAEPAPPANGFAQYFTLDELTHTEHRNIDNMPSPEMVQTLRQTAQQMDRVRTLLGKPIRVNSGYRSPALNAAVGGAPNSAHMSGYAVDFVCPGFGTPLQICQKIIASDIRFDQLIQEGTWVHISFDPRLRMQQLTATFTAAGTQYSSGVTA; encoded by the coding sequence GTGCCCGCCGAACCCGCCCCGCCGGCCAACGGTTTCGCGCAGTATTTCACGCTCGACGAACTGACCCATACCGAGCACCGCAATATCGACAATATGCCATCGCCGGAAATGGTCCAAACCCTGCGACAGACGGCACAGCAGATGGACCGGGTGCGCACGCTGCTCGGCAAGCCGATCAGGGTCAACAGCGGCTACCGCTCGCCGGCCCTCAATGCAGCCGTCGGCGGTGCCCCAAACAGCGCCCATATGAGCGGCTATGCGGTCGATTTTGTCTGTCCGGGCTTCGGTACGCCGTTGCAAATCTGCCAGAAGATCATTGCCAGCGACATCCGCTTCGATCAATTGATCCAGGAAGGCACTTGGGTGCATATCTCTTTCGATCCGCGTCTGCGGATGCAGCAACTGACGGCCACCTTTACCGCCGCAGGCACACAGTATTCCAGTGGCGTCACAGCCTGA